From Micromonospora echinospora, one genomic window encodes:
- a CDS encoding LacI family DNA-binding transcriptional regulator, translated as MTRIDDVARLAGVSTATVSRALRGLPTVSAATRRRVLAAAEQLDYTISPSASRLAGGRTGTVAVVVPRITRWFFGTVVEAVEEVLHSAGYDLLLYNLGGQPQARQRVLRTANLHKRADGVLLVATPLRSADLTVLTTLDLPGVIVSSGTVVPGWPSVRIDDVAAARTATSHLLDLGHRRIAHLSGDPEDELAFTTHIDRRRGYQEALRAAGVQPDPRLDVESQFTIDGGNQATVELLRRGDPPTAIFAACDEMAMGAIAALREAGLRVPQDVSVIGIDDHDLSVVLGLSTVAQPAAEQGQLAARIVLDPLVGDAGTGRPASSVILPTRLVVRDSTAPPRAH; from the coding sequence GTGACCAGGATTGATGACGTTGCCAGGCTCGCGGGGGTCTCCACGGCCACCGTGTCCCGGGCGCTGCGCGGCCTTCCCACCGTGTCGGCGGCGACCCGAAGACGGGTGCTCGCCGCCGCCGAGCAACTCGACTACACCATCTCACCGAGCGCCTCCCGCCTGGCCGGTGGCCGCACCGGCACGGTCGCGGTGGTCGTACCCCGGATCACCCGGTGGTTCTTCGGCACCGTGGTCGAGGCGGTCGAGGAGGTCCTCCACTCCGCCGGGTACGACCTGCTCCTCTACAACCTCGGCGGCCAGCCGCAGGCCCGGCAGCGGGTGCTGCGCACCGCCAACCTGCACAAACGGGCCGACGGGGTCCTGTTGGTCGCCACCCCCCTGCGGTCGGCGGACCTGACCGTGCTCACCACGCTCGACCTGCCCGGCGTCATCGTCAGCTCCGGCACCGTCGTCCCCGGCTGGCCGAGCGTACGGATCGACGACGTGGCCGCCGCCCGGACCGCCACGAGTCACCTGCTCGACCTCGGCCACCGCCGGATCGCGCACCTCTCCGGCGACCCCGAGGACGAGCTGGCGTTCACCACCCACATCGACCGGCGGCGCGGCTACCAGGAGGCGCTGCGGGCGGCCGGGGTGCAGCCGGACCCGCGCCTGGACGTGGAGTCCCAGTTCACCATCGACGGCGGCAACCAGGCCACGGTCGAGCTGCTCCGCCGGGGCGACCCGCCGACGGCGATCTTCGCCGCCTGCGACGAGATGGCGATGGGCGCGATCGCCGCGCTCCGCGAGGCCGGGCTGCGGGTGCCGCAGGACGTCAGCGTCATCGGCATCGACGACCACGACCTCTCGGTCGTGCTCGGCCTCAGCACGGTGGCGCAACCCGCCGCCGAGCAGGGTCAGCTCGCCGCCCGGATCGTGCTCGACCCGCTCGTCGGCGACGCCGGGACCGGTCGGCCCGCCTCGTCGGTGATTCTCCCCACTCGTCTGGTGGTGCGTGATTCCACCGCCCCTCCGAGGGCACACTGA
- a CDS encoding carbohydrate ABC transporter permease: MTTTTPPVAAGAQKTGGGATTAAARVRKRLNSRTATLVSIVIAVVWTIPTFGLFISSFRPEDQIKSTGWWTFFTDPQVTLENYQQVLFGRSSSSGQLASYFINSLVITLPSVLFPLAFAALAAYALAWINFRGRDWVYIAIFALQIVPLQMALVPLLSFFSNGVSVGGITLMPAWDLADEQKFVQVWFAHTCFALPLAVFLLHNFISQLPKDLMEAARVDGATHPKIFRTVVLPLITPALAAFGIFQFLWVWNDLLVALIFAGGGDETAPLTVRLAEMAGTRGNEWQRLTAGAFVSIVVPLIVFLSLQRYFVRGLLAGSVKG; the protein is encoded by the coding sequence ATGACCACCACCACTCCCCCGGTCGCCGCCGGCGCCCAGAAGACTGGCGGAGGCGCGACGACCGCCGCCGCCCGGGTCCGCAAGCGGCTGAACAGCCGGACCGCGACGCTGGTCTCCATCGTCATCGCGGTCGTCTGGACCATCCCCACCTTCGGTCTGTTCATCTCGTCCTTCCGTCCGGAGGACCAGATCAAGTCCACCGGCTGGTGGACGTTCTTCACCGACCCACAGGTCACCCTGGAGAACTACCAGCAGGTCCTCTTCGGGCGGTCGTCCTCCTCCGGCCAGTTGGCGAGCTACTTCATCAACTCGCTGGTGATCACGCTGCCGTCGGTGCTCTTCCCGCTGGCCTTCGCGGCGCTCGCCGCGTACGCCCTGGCCTGGATCAACTTCCGGGGCCGGGACTGGGTCTACATCGCCATCTTCGCGTTGCAGATCGTGCCGCTCCAGATGGCCCTGGTGCCGCTGCTGAGCTTCTTCTCCAACGGGGTCAGCGTCGGCGGCATCACCCTGATGCCGGCGTGGGACCTCGCCGACGAGCAGAAGTTCGTGCAGGTCTGGTTCGCGCACACCTGCTTCGCGCTGCCGCTGGCGGTGTTCCTGCTGCACAACTTCATCTCGCAGCTACCGAAGGACCTGATGGAGGCGGCACGGGTCGACGGGGCCACCCACCCGAAGATCTTCCGCACCGTCGTACTGCCGCTGATCACCCCTGCGCTGGCGGCCTTCGGCATCTTCCAGTTCCTCTGGGTCTGGAACGACCTGCTCGTCGCGCTGATCTTCGCCGGTGGTGGCGACGAGACGGCGCCACTCACCGTCCGGCTGGCCGAGATGGCCGGCACCCGGGGCAACGAGTGGCAGCGGCTCACCGCCGGTGCGTTCGTCTCCATCGTCGTACCGCTGATCGTGTTCCTGTCCCTGCAGCGTTACTTCGTGCGGGGCCTGCTCGCGGGTAGCGTCAAGGGCTGA
- a CDS encoding carbohydrate ABC transporter permease, producing the protein MNFDFADESPKLVMLLYGLVAFVVVVGGLLLLLDAVPAWFARRREAQLVAAAASGAPLSRRRAKPREGVFALFFLLPAVLLLTIGLVVPAVRTTLLSFMDGGSENWVGLRNYGWLFAQDEILRVILNTMVWVLLVPLIATTIGLLYAVMVDKARLEAVAKSLIFMPMAISFVGASIIWKFVYAYRSEDQEQIGLLNQIVVSLGGEPKQWLLESPLNTLLLIVIMVWIQAGFAMVVLSAAIKAIPAEIVEAARLDGVNPWQMFWQVTLPSIRPALIVVVVTISIATLKVFDIVRTSTNGNYDTSVVANEMYNQAFRYGQNGQGAALAVFLFILVIPIVIYQIRNLRQQREG; encoded by the coding sequence ATGAACTTCGACTTCGCCGACGAGTCACCGAAGCTCGTCATGTTGCTGTACGGCCTGGTGGCCTTCGTCGTGGTGGTGGGTGGTCTGCTCCTGCTGCTGGACGCGGTCCCGGCCTGGTTCGCCCGTCGTCGGGAGGCCCAACTGGTCGCCGCGGCGGCCAGCGGCGCGCCGCTGTCCCGTCGACGCGCCAAGCCACGGGAGGGCGTCTTCGCGCTCTTCTTCCTGCTGCCCGCCGTGCTGTTGCTCACCATCGGCCTGGTCGTGCCGGCGGTCCGCACCACGCTCCTGTCGTTCATGGATGGCGGCAGCGAGAACTGGGTGGGGCTGCGCAACTACGGGTGGCTCTTCGCTCAGGACGAGATCCTGCGCGTGATCCTCAACACCATGGTCTGGGTGCTCCTGGTACCGCTGATCGCCACCACCATCGGCCTGCTCTACGCGGTCATGGTCGACAAGGCGCGGCTGGAGGCGGTCGCCAAGTCGCTGATCTTCATGCCGATGGCGATCTCCTTCGTCGGCGCCAGCATCATCTGGAAGTTCGTCTACGCCTACCGCAGCGAGGACCAGGAGCAGATCGGTCTGCTCAACCAGATCGTGGTGAGTCTCGGCGGGGAACCAAAGCAGTGGCTGCTCGAGTCGCCGCTGAACACCCTCCTGCTCATCGTGATCATGGTGTGGATCCAGGCCGGTTTCGCCATGGTGGTGCTCTCCGCGGCGATCAAGGCCATCCCCGCCGAGATCGTCGAGGCGGCCCGGCTGGACGGCGTCAACCCGTGGCAGATGTTCTGGCAGGTCACCCTGCCGAGCATCCGACCGGCCCTGATCGTGGTCGTGGTGACCATCTCGATCGCCACGCTGAAGGTCTTCGACATCGTCCGGACCAGCACCAACGGCAACTACGACACCAGCGTGGTCGCCAACGAGATGTACAACCAGGCATTCCGGTACGGCCAGAACGGGCAGGGCGCCGCGCTGGCGGTCTTCCTCTTCATCCTGGTCATCCCGATCGTGATCTACCAGATCCGCAACCTGCGGCAACAGCGGGAGGGCTGA
- a CDS encoding ABC transporter substrate-binding protein, with the protein MAVSARPRQAIAIIGALGLVLAATACGSDDDSSGSNANSAECSAYEKYKGNDGKKVSIYASIRDAEADLLEQSWEQFVDCTGIEIDYEGSGEFEAQLQVRVDGGNAPDIAFIPQPGLLARFAQAGKLKEASADTKSMAEQNYSADWLKYSTVDGKFYGAPLGSNVKSFVWYSPKTFKEKGWEVPTTWDQLIALSDKIAADGTKPWCVGIESGDATGWPATDWIEDLMLRTQTPEVYDQWTTHGIPFNDPKVAEALDRAGTILKNEKYVNGGFGGVKSITTTSFQEAGTPILQNKCALHRQASFYANQWPENTKVAEDGDVFAFYFPAIDESKGKPVLGGGEFTVAFADRPEVQAVQTYLASGEHANARAKLGNWVSANNKLDTANVANPIDKLSVQILQDKGTVFRFDGSDLMPGAVGAGTFWKGMIEWINGKDTATVLSTIESSWPK; encoded by the coding sequence ATGGCGGTCTCTGCCAGACCACGCCAGGCCATCGCGATCATCGGTGCGCTGGGGCTGGTGCTCGCCGCCACCGCTTGCGGCAGCGACGACGACAGCAGCGGCAGCAACGCCAACTCGGCGGAGTGCTCGGCATACGAGAAGTACAAGGGCAACGACGGCAAGAAGGTCTCGATCTACGCGTCCATCCGGGACGCCGAGGCCGACCTGCTCGAGCAGTCCTGGGAGCAGTTCGTGGACTGCACCGGCATCGAGATCGACTACGAGGGCAGCGGCGAGTTCGAGGCGCAGCTCCAGGTGCGCGTCGACGGCGGCAACGCCCCGGACATCGCGTTCATCCCGCAGCCCGGCCTGCTGGCCCGGTTCGCCCAGGCCGGCAAGCTCAAGGAGGCCTCGGCCGACACCAAGTCGATGGCCGAGCAGAACTACTCGGCCGACTGGCTGAAGTACAGCACCGTCGACGGCAAGTTCTACGGCGCCCCGCTGGGCTCGAACGTGAAGTCGTTCGTCTGGTACTCGCCGAAGACCTTCAAGGAGAAGGGCTGGGAGGTTCCGACCACCTGGGACCAGCTCATCGCCCTGAGCGACAAGATCGCCGCGGACGGCACCAAGCCGTGGTGCGTCGGCATCGAGTCGGGTGACGCGACCGGCTGGCCGGCCACCGACTGGATCGAAGACCTGATGCTGCGCACGCAGACCCCCGAGGTCTACGACCAGTGGACCACGCACGGCATCCCGTTCAACGACCCGAAGGTCGCCGAGGCGCTCGACCGGGCCGGCACCATCCTCAAGAACGAGAAGTACGTCAACGGCGGCTTCGGCGGCGTCAAGAGCATCACCACCACCTCCTTCCAGGAGGCCGGCACGCCGATCCTGCAGAACAAGTGCGCCCTGCACCGGCAGGCGTCCTTCTACGCCAACCAGTGGCCGGAGAACACCAAGGTGGCCGAGGACGGCGACGTCTTCGCGTTCTACTTCCCGGCCATCGACGAGTCCAAGGGCAAGCCGGTGCTCGGTGGCGGCGAGTTCACCGTCGCCTTCGCCGACCGCCCGGAGGTCCAGGCGGTGCAGACGTACCTCGCCTCCGGTGAGCACGCCAACGCCCGCGCCAAGCTCGGCAACTGGGTCTCGGCGAACAACAAGCTCGACACGGCGAACGTGGCCAACCCGATCGACAAGCTCTCCGTCCAGATCCTCCAGGACAAGGGGACGGTCTTCCGGTTCGACGGCTCCGACCTGATGCCCGGCGCCGTCGGCGCGGGGACCTTCTGGAAGGGCATGATCGAGTGGATCAACGGTAAGGACACCGCCACCGTGCTCTCCACCATCGAGAGCAGCTGGCCCAAGTAA
- a CDS encoding M23 family metallopeptidase, whose product MRKRLLTLAAAAGLLAATVVAPAAPAMAAPTFKVPFKCGQAWSGQTRTNHSPAYSIDFNRTDDLGDPVVASAPGTVDRVTDLGGTSYGKYVRISHSGGYHTYYAHLNGFNVSVGQSVGYGSVIGYVGSTGGSTGPHLHYEQRLNGSDIQIRFNGALALYWGTKTYTSDNGCSGSSGSGTVNTSGTPLTVRSGPGTGYSSVGTVADGTRVTIQCQTTGTTVTGTYGTSNIWDRIGSGRFIADAYVHTGYDGFIPGVPRC is encoded by the coding sequence ATGCGTAAGCGCTTGCTCACTCTGGCCGCGGCGGCCGGGTTGCTGGCCGCGACGGTCGTGGCGCCGGCGGCCCCGGCGATGGCGGCACCCACCTTCAAGGTGCCCTTCAAGTGCGGACAGGCCTGGTCCGGCCAGACCCGCACCAACCACAGCCCGGCGTACTCCATCGACTTCAACCGCACCGACGACCTCGGCGACCCGGTGGTGGCCAGCGCCCCCGGCACGGTGGACCGGGTGACGGACCTCGGTGGCACCAGCTACGGCAAGTACGTCCGGATCAGCCACAGCGGTGGCTACCACACCTACTACGCGCACCTCAACGGCTTCAACGTCTCGGTGGGCCAGTCCGTCGGCTACGGCTCGGTGATCGGCTACGTCGGCAGCACCGGCGGGTCGACCGGCCCGCACCTGCACTACGAGCAGCGGCTCAACGGCAGCGACATCCAGATCCGGTTCAACGGCGCCCTCGCGCTGTACTGGGGCACCAAGACCTACACCAGCGACAACGGCTGCTCCGGTTCGAGTGGATCCGGCACGGTGAACACCAGCGGCACCCCGCTGACCGTGCGCTCCGGGCCGGGCACCGGCTACAGCTCGGTGGGCACGGTCGCCGACGGCACCCGGGTCACCATCCAGTGCCAGACCACCGGTACCACCGTCACCGGCACCTACGGCACCAGCAACATCTGGGACCGGATCGGCTCCGGTCGCTTCATCGCCGACGCCTACGTCCACACCGGCTACGACGGCTTCATCCCCGGCGTGCCACGCTGCTGA
- a CDS encoding TspO/MBR family protein, translating into MTTTHSATRTHGRRWLALLGFGAAVVVAAGIGVLGVSDTSGEYASLRQPAWAPPSWLFGPVWSLLYAMIAVSGWLVWRRVGFGPALGAWTAQLVLNAAWTPIFFGAGRYGLAFLDIVVLWLLIGLTVALFRRVSRPATLLMLPYWAWVTFAACLNLAIWQLN; encoded by the coding sequence ATGACGACGACCCACAGCGCCACCCGGACGCACGGCCGGCGGTGGCTCGCCCTGCTCGGCTTCGGTGCGGCGGTGGTCGTCGCCGCCGGCATCGGGGTACTGGGTGTCTCGGACACCTCCGGCGAGTACGCCAGTCTGCGCCAGCCCGCCTGGGCACCCCCGTCGTGGCTGTTCGGTCCGGTCTGGTCCCTGCTCTACGCCATGATCGCCGTGTCCGGATGGCTGGTGTGGCGCAGGGTCGGCTTCGGTCCCGCACTCGGAGCCTGGACGGCGCAGCTCGTGCTGAACGCGGCCTGGACCCCGATCTTCTTCGGCGCGGGCCGGTACGGCCTGGCCTTCCTCGACATCGTCGTGCTCTGGCTGCTGATCGGGCTCACCGTCGCCCTCTTCCGGCGGGTGTCCCGACCGGCCACCTTGCTGATGCTGCCCTACTGGGCCTGGGTGACCTTCGCCGCGTGCCTCAACCTCGCCATCTGGCAGCTGAACTGA
- a CDS encoding GPGG-motif small membrane protein has translation MELILWILAVVLVVAGIMALFRRQILWGVVLIVVGLLVGPGGVSIFS, from the coding sequence ATGGAGCTGATTCTCTGGATTCTCGCAGTCGTACTCGTGGTCGCCGGCATCATGGCGCTGTTCCGCCGGCAGATCCTGTGGGGCGTCGTCCTCATCGTGGTGGGCCTGCTGGTCGGCCCAGGTGGCGTCAGCATCTTCAGTTGA
- a CDS encoding metallophosphoesterase family protein, producing the protein MIRIAAVGDVHLDEDVVGRFRPALEELPDCADVLLLAGDLTRHGTENEARCVAEEFGGLGVPVLTVLGNHDHQCDQVPQVVKVLEDAGITVLEGNGVVLDFGGHRLGVAGVKGFGGGFAGRCASDFGEPEMKAFVRTTTDSADRLGEALRGLECDVLVALTHYAPVPDTLAGEPLEIYPFLGSYQLGQAIDSAPTALALHGHAHAGSERGTTPGGVRVRNVAHPVIKQAYSIFHLGNHTD; encoded by the coding sequence ATGATCCGGATCGCCGCAGTCGGCGACGTACACCTGGACGAGGACGTGGTGGGCCGTTTCCGGCCGGCCCTGGAGGAACTGCCGGACTGCGCCGACGTCCTGCTGCTCGCCGGTGACCTCACCCGGCACGGCACCGAGAACGAGGCGCGCTGCGTGGCCGAGGAGTTCGGCGGGCTCGGCGTGCCGGTGCTGACCGTGCTCGGCAACCACGACCACCAGTGCGACCAGGTGCCGCAGGTGGTGAAGGTGCTGGAGGACGCGGGCATCACCGTGCTGGAGGGCAACGGCGTGGTGCTGGACTTCGGCGGCCACCGGCTCGGGGTCGCCGGGGTGAAGGGCTTCGGCGGCGGGTTCGCCGGGCGCTGCGCCAGCGACTTCGGCGAGCCGGAGATGAAGGCGTTCGTCCGGACCACCACCGACAGCGCCGACCGGCTGGGCGAGGCGCTGCGCGGGTTGGAGTGCGACGTGCTGGTGGCGTTGACGCACTACGCGCCGGTGCCGGACACCCTCGCCGGGGAACCTCTGGAGATCTACCCGTTCCTCGGCTCGTACCAGCTCGGTCAGGCGATCGACTCGGCGCCCACCGCACTGGCCCTGCACGGCCACGCGCACGCCGGCAGCGAGCGCGGCACCACGCCCGGCGGGGTCCGGGTCCGCAACGTCGCGCACCCCGTGATCAAGCAGGCCTACAGCATCTTCCATCTGGGCAACCACACCGACTGA
- a CDS encoding nucleotidyltransferase, with protein MAQNGDASLLHTLKRVAAVLKQSDIPFALGGSFAVYAHGGHSSEHDVDFLIRHQDVESALEALVADGFTAERPPEDWLVKVYDDGRMVDLIHRPIETPVTEETFSDTVVRPVDAIHMPVLSASQLMVHKLLSFSQHYCDFARGLPLARSLREQIDWERVRKETQHSPYAEAFLVLLDRLDVVPYSGPEGREQP; from the coding sequence ATGGCACAAAACGGGGACGCCAGTCTGTTGCACACCCTCAAGCGGGTCGCCGCTGTGCTGAAGCAGTCCGACATCCCCTTCGCCCTGGGCGGCAGCTTCGCCGTCTACGCGCACGGCGGACACTCCAGCGAGCACGACGTGGACTTCCTGATCCGCCACCAGGACGTCGAGTCGGCCCTGGAGGCGCTCGTGGCGGACGGCTTCACCGCCGAGCGTCCGCCGGAGGACTGGCTGGTCAAGGTCTACGACGACGGCCGCATGGTGGACCTGATCCACCGGCCGATCGAGACGCCGGTGACCGAGGAGACCTTCTCCGACACCGTGGTCCGGCCGGTCGACGCGATCCACATGCCGGTGCTGTCGGCCAGCCAACTCATGGTGCACAAACTGCTCAGCTTCTCCCAGCACTACTGCGACTTCGCCCGTGGCCTCCCCCTCGCCCGTTCCCTGCGGGAGCAGATCGACTGGGAACGGGTACGGAAGGAGACCCAGCACTCCCCGTACGCCGAGGCGTTCCTGGTGCTGCTGGACCGACTCGACGTGGTGCCGTACTCCGGCCCGGAAGGAAGGGAGCAACCGTGA
- a CDS encoding dTMP kinase: MKQASDILGRVARSLGARRGTARLRAVALIGIDGSGKTTQAHRLADALTQAGLPATYHRNAGGRAWLGRLAQRLGRRDAQGLLGNRGMLAVESTLRWLAIARALLGTLLTGRTAVMDRYAVCQYASIRAHDGRRGERLARITYRLFPAPQVTFLLAVEPAEAYQRIERRGTDHEPIEYLVAADAAYRSLPEFPTFVVIDANRTPDEVTRQIRDHLAAWLPATGSPVSRPPLLAPLAAPARS, from the coding sequence ATGAAGCAGGCGTCGGATATCCTCGGGAGGGTGGCCAGATCACTGGGGGCGCGGCGCGGCACGGCCCGACTGCGCGCCGTCGCCCTGATCGGCATCGACGGCTCGGGCAAGACGACCCAGGCGCACCGGCTCGCCGACGCCCTCACCCAGGCCGGACTGCCGGCCACCTACCACCGCAACGCGGGCGGACGCGCCTGGCTCGGCCGGCTCGCCCAGCGGCTCGGCCGCCGCGACGCCCAGGGACTGCTGGGTAACCGGGGCATGCTCGCCGTCGAGTCGACACTGCGCTGGCTCGCCATCGCGCGGGCGCTGCTCGGCACCCTGCTCACCGGCCGGACGGCGGTGATGGACCGGTACGCCGTCTGCCAGTACGCCAGCATCCGCGCCCATGACGGCCGGCGGGGCGAGCGGCTGGCCCGGATCACCTACCGGCTCTTCCCGGCCCCGCAGGTCACCTTCCTGCTCGCGGTCGAGCCGGCCGAGGCGTACCAGCGGATCGAACGGCGCGGCACCGACCACGAGCCGATCGAATACCTCGTGGCAGCCGACGCGGCGTACCGCTCGCTGCCGGAGTTCCCGACGTTCGTGGTGATCGACGCCAACCGGACCCCGGACGAGGTGACCCGGCAGATCCGCGACCACCTGGCGGCCTGGTTGCCGGCCACCGGTTCGCCGGTGTCCCGGCCACCCCTGCTCGCCCCACTGGCGGCCCCCGCCCGCTCGTGA
- a CDS encoding SDR family oxidoreductase produces the protein MAERSVLVTGGTGGLGGAVTAAFTAAGWRVVVADLRPGDGGGSLTVAADLTDPAGAARAVEVAAGEPSAPLRAVVNLVGGYASGGLVHETPVDEFERMLTLNLRPTYLVTRAALPRLTAAGGGAVVCVSARAALAPFPGAAGYVTAKAAVLAFANAVAVEYRASGVRCNTVLPSVIDTPANRAAQPDADHSRWVDPAEIAPVVRFLASDESAPTSGAAVPVHGRA, from the coding sequence ATGGCGGAGCGGAGCGTACTGGTCACGGGTGGCACGGGCGGGCTGGGCGGCGCGGTGACCGCCGCCTTCACGGCGGCGGGCTGGCGGGTGGTCGTCGCCGACCTGCGTCCGGGCGACGGTGGCGGGTCGCTCACCGTCGCCGCCGACCTCACCGATCCGGCCGGGGCGGCCCGGGCGGTGGAGGTGGCCGCGGGCGAACCGTCGGCCCCGCTGCGCGCGGTGGTCAACCTGGTCGGCGGGTACGCCAGCGGCGGGCTGGTGCACGAGACACCGGTCGACGAGTTCGAGCGGATGCTCACCCTGAACCTGCGCCCGACGTACCTGGTCACCCGGGCGGCGCTGCCCCGGTTGACGGCGGCCGGGGGTGGCGCGGTGGTCTGCGTGTCGGCGCGCGCCGCGCTCGCGCCCTTCCCCGGTGCGGCGGGTTACGTGACCGCCAAGGCGGCGGTGCTGGCGTTCGCCAACGCGGTCGCGGTGGAGTACCGCGCCAGCGGGGTGCGCTGCAACACCGTCCTGCCGAGCGTGATCGACACCCCGGCCAACCGGGCCGCCCAGCCCGACGCCGACCACAGCCGGTGGGTCGACCCGGCGGAGATCGCCCCGGTGGTGCGCTTCCTGGCCAGCGACGAGTCCGCGCCGACCAGCGGCGCGGCCGTCCCGGTGCACGGTCGCGCCTGA
- a CDS encoding NAD-dependent epimerase/dehydratase family protein has protein sequence MRLLILGGTQFLGRATARLAVAQGHDVTCVARGTSGTPVAGVRFVAADRSDPAGLAPLDGERFDAAIDVTRWLDQAHHTVAALAGRVGHWSFVSSISVYAGFAAPGGGVADTPLLPPAPEGVTGPGPDFQWYGECKVSIENLYAEAVERLFVCRAGLIIGPEDPSDRFPYWVRRLAAGGEVLAPGAPDDPVQYVDVDDLAAWLLHAAVTDLTGTYDGIGAPVPRVEALHGIAAGVGSPEPRLTWVNGAFLQSREIRPWSGERSLPLWVPGAEWAGFLARDARPALAAGLVTRPVSETARRTLTWMDADPGAVRQGGLDPVDEAAVLREWHADGGR, from the coding sequence ATGCGACTCCTCATCCTCGGTGGCACCCAGTTCCTCGGTCGGGCGACGGCGCGGCTCGCCGTAGCGCAGGGGCACGACGTCACGTGCGTCGCCCGGGGCACCTCGGGCACACCTGTGGCGGGCGTGCGCTTCGTCGCGGCGGACCGGTCCGACCCGGCCGGGCTCGCCCCGCTCGACGGCGAGCGGTTCGACGCGGCGATCGACGTGACCCGGTGGCTGGACCAGGCCCACCACACCGTCGCCGCCCTCGCCGGTCGGGTCGGCCACTGGTCCTTCGTCTCCAGCATCTCCGTCTACGCCGGCTTCGCGGCCCCGGGCGGAGGCGTGGCGGACACCCCGCTGCTGCCGCCGGCCCCGGAGGGCGTGACCGGCCCCGGACCCGACTTCCAGTGGTACGGCGAGTGCAAGGTCAGCATCGAGAACCTGTACGCCGAGGCGGTCGAGCGGCTCTTCGTCTGCCGGGCCGGCCTGATCATCGGGCCCGAGGACCCGAGCGACCGGTTCCCGTACTGGGTGCGGCGGCTCGCGGCCGGCGGCGAGGTGCTCGCCCCCGGGGCGCCGGACGACCCGGTGCAGTACGTCGACGTCGACGACCTGGCCGCCTGGCTCCTGCACGCCGCCGTGACCGACCTCACCGGCACCTACGACGGCATCGGCGCGCCGGTGCCCCGGGTGGAGGCCCTGCACGGGATCGCGGCCGGTGTCGGCTCACCCGAACCGCGATTGACCTGGGTGAATGGCGCCTTCCTCCAGTCCCGGGAGATCCGCCCCTGGTCGGGGGAGCGTTCCCTGCCGTTGTGGGTGCCCGGTGCCGAGTGGGCCGGCTTCCTCGCCCGGGACGCCCGCCCCGCGCTCGCGGCCGGACTGGTCACCCGGCCGGTGTCGGAGACCGCCCGGAGGACCCTGACCTGGATGGACGCCGATCCCGGGGCCGTCCGGCAGGGTGGACTCGACCCGGTGGACGAGGCGGCCGTCCTGCGGGAATGGCACGCTGACGGTGGGCGGTGA
- a CDS encoding MurR/RpiR family transcriptional regulator, with protein MIVHISGLLPSLSPAEQRVARLVVADPADAARRTITDLATAAETSEATVIRFCRSVGMDGYPQLRIRLAAEAARRIEPPDARVVGGDIPPGADLAQIIATIAFNDARAVEETAEQLDPAVCEQVVEAISQAGRIDIYGAGASGFVASDFQQKLHRIGRTAFYFPDVHTALTSAALLGRGDVALGISHTGTTSDVIEVLEQARAQGAATVALTNYPRSPITEGADFVLTTAARETTYRSGAMASRLAQLTVVDCLFVGVAARNRAKARKALEVTAEAVRSHRVGSTRRKA; from the coding sequence CTGATCGTCCACATCAGCGGCCTGCTGCCCTCGCTCTCCCCGGCCGAACAGCGGGTCGCCCGCCTGGTCGTCGCCGACCCGGCCGATGCCGCCCGCCGGACCATCACCGACCTCGCCACCGCCGCCGAGACGTCGGAGGCGACGGTCATCCGCTTCTGCCGCTCCGTCGGCATGGACGGTTACCCGCAGCTGCGGATCCGGCTCGCCGCCGAGGCGGCGCGCCGGATCGAGCCGCCGGACGCCCGGGTCGTCGGGGGTGACATCCCACCCGGCGCCGACCTCGCCCAGATCATCGCCACCATCGCGTTCAACGACGCCCGTGCGGTCGAGGAGACGGCCGAGCAGCTCGACCCGGCCGTGTGCGAGCAGGTGGTAGAGGCGATCTCCCAGGCCGGCCGGATCGACATCTACGGCGCCGGAGCCAGCGGGTTCGTCGCCTCGGACTTCCAGCAGAAGCTGCACCGGATCGGCCGCACCGCCTTCTACTTCCCCGACGTGCACACCGCGCTCACCTCGGCCGCCCTGCTCGGCCGGGGTGACGTGGCGCTGGGCATCTCGCACACCGGGACGACCTCGGACGTCATCGAGGTGCTGGAGCAGGCGCGCGCCCAGGGGGCGGCCACCGTCGCGCTGACCAACTACCCCCGGTCGCCGATCACCGAGGGCGCGGACTTCGTCCTCACCACGGCGGCCCGCGAGACGACGTACCGCTCCGGGGCGATGGCCAGCCGACTCGCCCAGCTCACCGTGGTCGACTGCCTCTTCGTCGGGGTCGCCGCCCGCAACCGTGCCAAGGCCCGGAAGGCCCTGGAGGTCACCGCCGAGGCGGTCCGCTCCCACCGTGTCGGCTCCACCCGGAGGAAGGCATGA